Genomic DNA from Melioribacteraceae bacterium 4301-Me:
CCTGGCGTACCGCCGTCCTCTCTAGATTCAATGTCGTTTAGGTACTTATGTTGCCCCCATGGGTTTGTCCAATCTACCGTGCCTCCTCCTGGGTGGTCTGGTACCTTTCTTTTATATAATTGCGAATTAAAGATTAGCACACCAGAAGAACCTGGCCCGCCTAAAAATTTGTGAGGAGAAAAAAATATTGCATCTAATGATTCCATTGGGTCGTCTGGATGCATATTTATTTGTACGTATGGTGCGGCAGCAGCAAAATCAACAAAACAAACACCCTCATATTCGTGTATCATTTTTGCCATTTTGTGATAGGGTGTGTGTATTCCAGTTACATTTGAAGCAGCTGTAAATGAACCAATTTTTATTTTTCTGTTTTCATAAAGTTTTAACAGATGTGCAAAGTGGTCTAAATTTATTAATCCTTGTGAATCGGGCTCTATTATAACTACATCAGCGATTGTCTCTAACCATGAAGTGTGATTCGAATGATGTTCCATATGAGTGATGAAAACAACCGGTTTTTCTTCTTTTGGAATGTTTAAGTAGGGGAGAAGTTGTTCTGGCACTCTTAGACCTAAGATTCTTTGAAATTTATTGACCGCTGCTGTCATACCGTAGCCGGCAAAAATTAAAATATCACTATCACTTGCATTTACATGCTGCTTTATAATTTTTCGTGCTTGATGATAGGCTTTAGTCATTGCAGTTCCTGTAACACTCGATTCTGAATGAGTATTGCCTACAAACGGACCAAAATCATTTAGGATTTTGGTTTCTATCGGCTTATACAAGCGACCGCTGGCTATCCAATCAGCATAAATAATTTTCTTTAAGCCGAATGGGGTGTAGAACTCCTGGTCTATGCCAATAATATTATTCCTAAATTGATAAAAATATTCTTCTAATTTTGTCATTTATTTTAGCTACTTTGTTGAAAATTATTCTGTAATATATAAATTTTTATCCTGTTATTAATGCAGCCTGCACTAATATTACTTTTTTAGGTAATGGACAAATACTATTTTTATTATAAAAAAGGATTAAAAAATGGCAAGACGAGCTGAAATAACTTTGTACGTAGACTTGGATGATAATCAATATCCTGAAAAAATAGCATGGAAAGCTACAGATTTACCTAATGAGTCACTCCAATCTTGCAATGCTTTTTTATTATCAATTTGGGATTCAAATCAAAGGTCTACATACAGCATTGATTTATGGACGAAGGAAATGCTAATTGACGATATGAAAGATTTTTTTGCTCAGACTTTCTTGAAATTAGCTGATACTTATTACAATTCTACTAGGGATTCACGAGGCGCTGATATGATTAAAATATTTGCAAATAATTTTAACAAGAGCATATAAAATATATTTGCTTTTGCAAATCGAAGAGATGAATGTATGTGGGACTTAATTAAAAAGGGCTTGCTAAAAGTAAGTTCATCAAGAAAATTACTTTTTTAGCAAGCCCGTATTCTATTATCCTAAGTAAGTTTTTAAATTTTTACTTCGATTGGAATGTCGTAATCTGATTAGGGCTTTCTCTTTAATTTGTCTAACGCGTTCACGGGTAAGATTAAGTTTTTCACCAATTTCTTCAAGAGTCAATGAATGTTCTTTTCCTATTCCGAAATAAAGCCTGATTACCTCAGCTTCCCTTTCAGTTAAAGTAGAAAGTGACCTTTCAATTTCCTTCTTAAGAGATTCCTTCATTAAATGATTATCTGGAGAAGGTTGGTCCTCATTAGGCATAACATCTAAAAGGCTGTTGCTGTTATCTTCACTGTGTGCAAAAGGCGCATCAACTGAAACATGTCTTCCGGCAATTTGCATTGCGTAAGTAACGTCATCCACGTTCATATCAAGTTGAGCTGCTATTTCTTCTGGATTAGGTCTTCGTTCATATTCTTGCTCTAATTGACTTAAAGCTTTACTCATCTTGTTTAGTGCGCCTACTCTATTAAGAGGAAGACGGACCATTCTTGATTGTTCAGCAATTGCCTGCATAATTGATTGCCGAATCCACCAAACTGCATAGGAGATAAATTTAAATCCTCTGGTTTCATCAAATCTTTTACCAGCTTTTATTAAGCCAAGATTTCCTTCATTAATTAAATCACCTAATGGTAAACCTTGATTTTGGTATTGTTTTGCAACACTAACAACAAATCTTAAATTTGCTTTAGTTAATTTTTCTAAAGCAGCTTGATCACCTTTTTTAATCCTTTTAGCAAGCTCTATCTCTTGCTCTGGAGTTAACAAATCGACCTTACCAATCTCTTGTAGATATTGGTCTAAAGACTTACTCTCTCGATTTGTAAATTGCTTTGTTATTTTCAATTCTATCACTCCTTTAATTTTTGATGTTTTTCAACTGATTAGATGATTAATTAGTTCCAAAAGTTGTTCCAAAGTTATCAAGGAAATTTGGAATAAAAACTTGTTCCTTTTTGATATTAATATTTTGTGCTTTTATTGGAATAGCAGCGAGGTATGTACCTTTTTTTTGTCGAATCAAGTGGCTTATAAAAATAATTTATCCACGCAAAAATACGGCATTTTTCTAAAAAATGAAAAAAAATTATAAAATTTTTTTAGTCATTTATTCTTCTCTATACCAGTTAATTAAATTATTAGGTAAATTTTATTAAAAAAGTAAAAATCTAATATTTCTTATCAGTAGTCCTTCAAAATCTCATATTTTGTTTAAGTATTTTCTTAAAATGATACGAATTAGCCTGGATTTGATGCACATTTTATATCAAGCTTAACTTTTTGTACTTAGTTGTTAGCTTTTAATTTCCCTAAGTTTGTTAGCAGTGCACTTTTTGCTAAATGATAGATTTTCTTGCTGAAAAATTCTGGATAAAATTAAACCTGTTTGCCGACATGCAGATGTGCGGCTCTATTCTATTTCTTTATTGTTCAATAAAATGCTTTCTATAGCTTCAATTAATGTTTCTTTTGGCAATGCACCTACAGCCATCTGAGGCTTATCATCTTTTGGAATAAACAAAAGAGAAGGGATACTTCTTATACCAAAAATTGCAGCAAGTTCTTGTTCTTCTTCGGTGTCGACTTTATAGACATTGATTTTGTCTTTATAAGTTTCAGAAAGTTCTTCTAAAATAGGAGCCACCATTTTACATGGTGCGCACCAGTCAGCGTAAAAATCAATTA
This window encodes:
- a CDS encoding aminotransferase class V-fold PLP-dependent enzyme gives rise to the protein MTKLEEYFYQFRNNIIGIDQEFYTPFGLKKIIYADWIASGRLYKPIETKILNDFGPFVGNTHSESSVTGTAMTKAYHQARKIIKQHVNASDSDILIFAGYGMTAAVNKFQRILGLRVPEQLLPYLNIPKEEKPVVFITHMEHHSNHTSWLETIADVVIIEPDSQGLINLDHFAHLLKLYENRKIKIGSFTAASNVTGIHTPYHKMAKMIHEYEGVCFVDFAAAAPYVQINMHPDDPMESLDAIFFSPHKFLGGPGSSGVLIFNSQLYKRKVPDHPGGGTVDWTNPWGQHKYLNDIESREDGGTPGFLQAIKAALAIKLKEEMSVEKILQRENELLQLAFYKLKNLPQIHVLAQEIEERLGVISFYVEDIHYNLMVKLLNDKFGIQVRGGCSCAGTYGHYLLHVDPTRSKRITDKINQGDFSEKPGWVRISLHPTMTNDEIEFIISAIEETILKAKNWSKNYTYSSKTNEYNYNGGKNFYDFIHNWFDAEKNKDEINFR
- a CDS encoding gliding motility protein GldC; amino-acid sequence: MARRAEITLYVDLDDNQYPEKIAWKATDLPNESLQSCNAFLLSIWDSNQRSTYSIDLWTKEMLIDDMKDFFAQTFLKLADTYYNSTRDSRGADMIKIFANNFNKSI
- a CDS encoding RNA polymerase sigma factor RpoD/SigA, whose protein sequence is MIELKITKQFTNRESKSLDQYLQEIGKVDLLTPEQEIELAKRIKKGDQAALEKLTKANLRFVVSVAKQYQNQGLPLGDLINEGNLGLIKAGKRFDETRGFKFISYAVWWIRQSIMQAIAEQSRMVRLPLNRVGALNKMSKALSQLEQEYERRPNPEEIAAQLDMNVDDVTYAMQIAGRHVSVDAPFAHSEDNSNSLLDVMPNEDQPSPDNHLMKESLKKEIERSLSTLTEREAEVIRLYFGIGKEHSLTLEEIGEKLNLTRERVRQIKEKALIRLRHSNRSKNLKTYLG
- the trxA gene encoding thioredoxin, producing the protein MTTHITKADFLEKIFDYENNTEWNYKGELPALIDFYADWCAPCKMVAPILEELSETYKDKINVYKVDTEEEQELAAIFGIRSIPSLLFIPKDDKPQMAVGALPKETLIEAIESILLNNKEIE